A genomic region of Mycobacterium senriense contains the following coding sequences:
- a CDS encoding 2-hydroxyacid dehydrogenase, whose translation MEPTFEQELAARYAIPKLPDGPARTQFLTEHGAGVRVLVTSGSPGVDAATIAALPNLKAIVNNGAGVDLIDLDAAKRRGIGVSNTPDVLSDTVADTAVGLILMTLRRFGAADRYVRAGRWARDGEFPYARDVSGLQIGILGLGRIGSAIATRLLGFDCAIAYHSRHRVEGSPFRYATSPMELAESVDVLVIATTGDANAHKLVDRAVLQALGPEGYLINIARGSVVDQDALVELLAAGELAGAGLDVFAEEPQVPAELFDLDNVVLLPHIGSATARTRRAMALLAIRNLDSYLETGELVTPVLPPRR comes from the coding sequence ATGGAGCCGACGTTCGAACAAGAGCTGGCTGCGCGTTACGCGATTCCGAAACTGCCCGACGGACCCGCGCGAACGCAGTTCCTAACCGAGCACGGCGCCGGTGTGCGCGTGCTGGTGACATCGGGATCGCCCGGGGTCGATGCCGCCACCATCGCGGCGCTGCCCAACCTGAAAGCCATCGTCAACAACGGGGCCGGGGTCGATCTGATCGACCTGGACGCGGCGAAGCGCCGCGGCATCGGCGTGAGCAACACCCCCGACGTGCTGTCGGACACGGTCGCCGACACGGCAGTGGGCCTGATCCTGATGACACTGCGCCGTTTCGGTGCCGCCGATCGCTACGTGCGCGCCGGTCGATGGGCGCGGGACGGTGAGTTTCCCTATGCCAGAGATGTCAGCGGCCTGCAGATCGGCATTCTGGGACTGGGCCGGATCGGTTCGGCGATCGCGACCCGGCTGCTCGGATTCGACTGCGCCATCGCCTATCACAGCCGCCACCGCGTCGAGGGATCGCCATTTCGCTATGCGACGTCGCCCATGGAGCTGGCCGAGTCGGTCGACGTCCTGGTCATCGCCACCACGGGCGACGCCAACGCGCACAAGCTGGTCGACCGTGCGGTGCTGCAGGCCTTGGGTCCCGAGGGTTACCTGATCAACATCGCGCGGGGCAGCGTCGTCGACCAGGACGCGCTGGTGGAATTGCTGGCCGCTGGGGAACTGGCGGGCGCGGGCTTGGACGTCTTCGCCGAAGAACCGCAGGTACCGGCCGAATTGTTCGACCTGGACAACGTGGTGCTTCTCCCGCATATCGGCAGCGCCACCGCGCGAACCCGGCGGGCCATGGCACTGCTGGCGATCCGCAATCTCGACAGCTACCTCGAAACCGGCGAATTGGTCACACCCGTCCTGCCGCCGCGCCGTTAG
- the phoU gene encoding phosphate signaling complex protein PhoU, with translation MRTGFHQQLDTLTDQLADMCAMAAQAISQASEALLETDLTTAESVIARHGSVLALEAHVEETAFALLALQAPVATDLRAVVSAIRIAADARRMVELAVHIAEIARRRHPYPAVSAEVRPYVAAMGEAAEALALGARQVLVSQDPRGAAQIRHDDDAMDELHHRLLALLMDPERTQGVAAAVDATLLGRFYERFADHAVQIARRVIFQATGR, from the coding sequence ATGAGGACCGGTTTCCACCAGCAGCTGGACACGCTGACCGATCAGCTCGCCGACATGTGCGCGATGGCCGCCCAGGCGATTTCACAGGCGAGCGAGGCGCTGCTGGAAACCGATCTGACGACGGCCGAATCTGTCATCGCCCGCCACGGCAGCGTCCTCGCCCTCGAGGCACACGTCGAGGAGACGGCGTTCGCGTTGTTGGCGTTGCAGGCGCCGGTCGCCACCGACTTGCGCGCGGTCGTCAGCGCTATCCGTATCGCAGCGGATGCGCGACGGATGGTCGAGCTGGCCGTGCACATCGCCGAGATCGCCCGCCGCCGTCACCCCTATCCGGCCGTTTCCGCCGAGGTGCGGCCCTACGTCGCGGCCATGGGTGAGGCGGCCGAGGCATTGGCCCTCGGGGCGCGGCAGGTGCTGGTGTCGCAAGACCCCCGGGGGGCGGCCCAGATTCGCCACGACGACGACGCGATGGACGAGCTGCACCACCGGCTGCTGGCGCTGCTGATGGATCCCGAGAGGACGCAGGGGGTCGCCGCCGCCGTGGACGCCACCCTGTTGGGCCGCTTCTACGAACGCTTCGCCGACCATGCGGTACAGATCGCCCGCCGGGTCATCTTTCAGGCCACCGGGCGTTAG
- a CDS encoding WS/DGAT/MGAT family O-acyltransferase — MEPISPTDALFLIGESREHPMHVGSLQLFEPPEDAGPHFVRESYQAMLECTDVQPPFRKRPAFFGGITNVAWSFDKDVELDYHLRRSALPEPGRVRDLLELVSRLHGSLLDRHRPLWEAHLVEGLQDGRYAVYTKYHHSLMDGVSALRLVQRAFTSDPDDDEVRVPWSLGPRKRSGRRHQPSLFNRLGRTAGSAFGLAPSTLKLARAALLEQQLTLPFRAPRSMFNVRIGGARRVAAQSYSLERIKAVKAATGVTVNDVVLAMSAGALRAYLLDQNALPDAPLTAMVPVNLRKDDDDRSGNNVGTFLCNLATDLDDPAKRLETISASIRETKEVFWQLPPVQQLALSAFNIGGLFFGLVPGYLSAGSPPFNIVISNVSTGNPDQLYWRGARLDGNYPLSIPLDGQAVNITVTNNADNLDFGLVGCRRSVPHLQRMLGHLEASLKDLELIAGI; from the coding sequence ATGGAACCGATATCACCGACGGACGCGTTGTTCCTCATCGGCGAGTCACGCGAACACCCGATGCACGTGGGCTCGCTGCAGCTCTTCGAACCCCCGGAGGATGCCGGTCCCCATTTCGTGCGCGAGTCATATCAGGCGATGCTCGAGTGCACGGACGTGCAGCCGCCGTTCCGTAAGCGTCCGGCCTTCTTCGGCGGGATCACCAACGTCGCGTGGTCTTTCGACAAGGACGTCGAGCTCGACTATCACCTTCGCCGGTCCGCGCTTCCCGAACCCGGCCGAGTCCGCGACTTGCTCGAGTTGGTGTCGCGCCTGCATGGCAGCCTGCTCGACCGGCACCGTCCGCTGTGGGAGGCGCACCTCGTCGAAGGCCTGCAGGACGGGCGGTACGCGGTCTACACGAAGTATCACCACTCCCTCATGGACGGCGTGTCGGCACTCCGCTTGGTGCAGCGCGCCTTCACGTCCGATCCCGACGATGATGAGGTGCGGGTTCCGTGGAGCCTGGGGCCACGCAAGCGCAGCGGGCGGCGACACCAGCCGTCCCTCTTCAACCGGCTCGGCCGCACCGCGGGTTCGGCGTTCGGCTTGGCGCCGTCCACACTCAAACTCGCGCGCGCGGCGCTGCTCGAACAACAACTGACCCTGCCGTTCCGGGCGCCGCGCTCCATGTTCAACGTGCGGATCGGCGGTGCCAGGCGGGTTGCGGCCCAATCCTATTCGCTGGAGCGCATCAAGGCGGTCAAGGCGGCCACCGGTGTGACGGTCAACGACGTCGTACTCGCCATGTCCGCGGGGGCCCTGCGCGCCTATCTCCTCGATCAGAACGCCCTGCCGGACGCGCCACTGACCGCCATGGTGCCGGTGAATCTGCGCAAAGACGACGACGACCGAAGCGGGAACAACGTCGGGACCTTCCTATGCAATCTCGCAACCGATCTCGACGACCCGGCGAAGCGTCTCGAGACGATCAGCGCGTCCATCCGCGAGACCAAAGAGGTGTTCTGGCAGCTACCTCCGGTGCAGCAACTGGCGTTGTCCGCCTTCAACATCGGGGGGCTGTTCTTCGGTCTGGTCCCGGGCTACCTGTCCGCGGGCTCCCCGCCGTTCAACATTGTCATTTCGAACGTATCGACCGGTAACCCCGATCAATTGTATTGGCGCGGGGCACGATTAGACGGCAACTATCCGCTGTCGATCCCACTCGACGGTCAGGCGGTCAACATCACCGTGACCAACAACGCGGACAACCTCGACTTCGGTCTGGTCGGATGCCGCCGCAGCGTCCCGCACCTGCAGCGGATGCTCGGCCACCTCGAGGCCTCCTTGAAAGATCTGGAGCTCATCGCCGGCATCTGA
- a CDS encoding ATP-binding protein, which produces MRLTLAGTARPDTAAEWRRALQRWLQQEVRAPEEIREDVVLGVNEALANCVEHAYRSHGQVGAMKLQASYDPDAESIRVCVSDRGNWRKPSSRHSSDPHASRGIMLMHGLADHCTIHARPNGTSVYLDYATDAQAAAHHQR; this is translated from the coding sequence GTGCGGCTGACGCTTGCCGGCACAGCCCGCCCCGATACGGCGGCGGAGTGGCGGCGGGCGCTGCAACGGTGGCTGCAACAAGAGGTGCGCGCGCCGGAAGAGATTCGTGAGGACGTCGTTCTCGGGGTGAACGAGGCGCTGGCGAATTGTGTTGAGCACGCCTACCGCTCGCATGGCCAGGTCGGTGCCATGAAACTTCAGGCCAGCTACGACCCCGACGCCGAGTCGATCCGCGTGTGCGTCAGCGACCGCGGCAACTGGCGGAAGCCTTCGTCCAGGCACTCCAGCGACCCCCACGCGTCGCGCGGCATCATGCTGATGCACGGCCTGGCCGACCACTGCACCATCCATGCCCGTCCCAACGGCACCAGCGTCTACCTGGATTACGCGACCGACGCCCAAGCCGCCGCTCATCACCAACGTTGA
- a CDS encoding cytochrome P450 codes for MPSTIDTRSQLRPDVDLTDGAFYAGDSRPVYQWMRENEPVFRDRNGLAAAASYQAVIDAERAPELFSNAGGIRPDQDAPPMMIAMDDPAHLLRRKLVNAGFTRKRVKDRERSIGALCDALIDNVCERGECDFVWDLAAPLPMAVIGDMLGVLPEERQMFLRWSDDMVTLLSSTTAEKDFQVSVDAFAAYTEYMTGMIAARKADPTDDLVSVLVHAEVDGEKLADHEIVTEVLLLLIGGDETTRHTLSGGTAQILRHPQQHQQLVNDVALLPNAIEEMLRWTAPVKNMARTVTADLEFHGAQLKQGEKIILLFESANFDGAVFGDPENFRIDRYPNNHLAFGFGTHFCLGNQLARLELSMMLERLLKRLPDMRLASTDPLPVRPANFVSGLEKMPVKFTPSARSGA; via the coding sequence GTGCCAAGCACCATCGATACGCGCAGCCAGCTACGGCCCGACGTTGATCTGACCGACGGGGCCTTCTACGCGGGAGATTCGCGGCCGGTCTATCAATGGATGCGTGAGAACGAACCGGTCTTTCGGGACCGCAATGGCCTGGCGGCCGCGGCAAGCTACCAAGCAGTGATCGACGCCGAGCGTGCGCCGGAGTTGTTCTCCAACGCCGGCGGTATCCGACCGGACCAGGACGCTCCCCCGATGATGATCGCGATGGATGACCCCGCGCATCTGCTGCGACGCAAGCTGGTCAACGCGGGCTTTACCCGCAAACGCGTCAAGGACAGGGAGCGCTCGATCGGAGCGCTGTGCGATGCGCTCATCGACAACGTCTGCGAACGGGGCGAGTGCGACTTCGTCTGGGATCTCGCCGCGCCGCTTCCCATGGCGGTGATCGGTGACATGCTCGGGGTGCTTCCGGAGGAGCGCCAGATGTTTCTTCGCTGGTCCGACGACATGGTGACCTTGCTCAGCAGCACGACCGCAGAGAAGGATTTCCAGGTCTCGGTGGATGCGTTCGCCGCGTACACCGAATATATGACGGGCATGATCGCGGCGCGCAAGGCGGATCCGACCGATGACCTGGTCAGCGTGTTGGTGCATGCCGAGGTGGACGGGGAAAAGCTGGCCGACCACGAGATCGTCACCGAGGTGTTGTTACTCCTGATCGGCGGCGACGAGACCACTCGACACACGCTGTCCGGCGGTACCGCGCAAATACTGCGGCACCCGCAACAGCATCAGCAGCTGGTCAATGACGTGGCGCTGCTGCCCAACGCGATCGAGGAGATGCTGCGATGGACCGCCCCGGTCAAGAACATGGCCCGCACCGTGACCGCCGACCTGGAGTTTCACGGTGCACAGCTCAAGCAGGGCGAGAAGATCATCCTGCTGTTCGAATCGGCGAACTTCGACGGGGCGGTGTTCGGGGATCCGGAGAACTTCCGCATCGACCGATACCCCAACAATCATCTGGCCTTCGGGTTCGGAACCCACTTCTGTCTGGGCAATCAGCTGGCGCGCTTGGAGCTGTCGATGATGCTCGAGCGCCTGCTCAAACGCCTGCCGGATATGCGGCTGGCGTCCACGGATCCGCTGCCGGTGCGTCCGGCGAACTTTGTCAGCGGGCTGGAGAAGATGCCGGTCAAGTTCACGCCGTCGGCGCGATCAGGCGCCTGA
- a CDS encoding methylenetetrahydrofolate reductase: MPADSGCPKRMEFGPCGGVRPDGRCEMLPKPCAFDDVVLWSGHRPAPRRVPAPLVLTDFSATPFNPDDIAMTANILAPGCDAVLVGEHQNKPDFPPTLMASLLLDAGVTPWITLSCRDRNRVVLEQELRGLRSIDVDTVLCVTGDGRGYDVRPDVTQTFDLDGPRLVSLAASVGMTAAVPETPTAPPVQRRPARLVEKQHAGASLAVLNHVPSPDMVADFMTTARSVGLTIPVIAAVAVFTDSISAAVLEGLPGLELDPVVMQQVLSAPDPVTAGIAAAVSEARALLAIEGVEGVNVSGLASASGPRIGAEIKAEVGRRVRAEAAP, encoded by the coding sequence ATGCCGGCGGATTCGGGTTGTCCCAAGCGGATGGAGTTCGGCCCGTGCGGCGGTGTGCGGCCGGACGGCCGGTGCGAGATGCTCCCGAAGCCGTGCGCTTTCGACGACGTGGTGCTGTGGTCGGGCCATCGACCCGCGCCCCGTCGCGTGCCCGCTCCGCTGGTGCTCACCGACTTCAGCGCCACCCCGTTCAATCCCGACGACATCGCGATGACGGCGAACATTCTGGCACCCGGGTGCGACGCCGTCCTCGTCGGCGAGCACCAGAACAAGCCCGACTTCCCGCCCACCCTTATGGCGTCGCTGCTGCTCGACGCCGGTGTGACGCCGTGGATCACGTTGTCGTGCCGCGACCGCAACCGCGTGGTCCTCGAGCAGGAGTTGCGGGGATTGCGCAGCATCGATGTCGACACGGTGTTGTGCGTGACCGGAGACGGACGCGGATATGACGTGCGCCCAGACGTCACGCAGACCTTCGACCTCGACGGGCCCCGGCTGGTTTCGCTGGCCGCCTCGGTCGGCATGACCGCGGCGGTCCCCGAGACGCCCACCGCGCCGCCCGTGCAACGGAGACCGGCTCGCCTGGTCGAGAAGCAGCACGCCGGGGCGAGCCTGGCCGTCCTGAATCACGTGCCTTCGCCCGACATGGTCGCCGACTTCATGACGACAGCGCGATCGGTCGGCTTGACGATCCCGGTGATCGCGGCGGTGGCGGTGTTCACCGACAGCATCTCGGCGGCGGTGCTGGAAGGCTTGCCCGGACTCGAGCTCGATCCCGTTGTGATGCAACAGGTTTTGAGTGCGCCGGATCCGGTGACCGCCGGGATCGCGGCGGCGGTGAGCGAAGCCCGGGCGCTGTTGGCGATTGAGGGCGTCGAGGGCGTCAACGTCTCGGGGCTGGCGTCCGCGTCGGGTCCTCGCATCGGTGCGGAGATCAAGGCGGAGGTCGGTCGTCGGGTCCGGGCGGAGGCGGCGCCGTGA
- a CDS encoding LLM class F420-dependent oxidoreductase encodes MRIGVVFPQTELGSDPAVLRTYGQRVDELGFTHILAYDHVVGADPTVHHGFQGPYDIDSTFHEPFVMFGYLAAVTSLELVTGVIILPQRQTVLAAKQAAEVDVLTGGRFRFGIGLGWNAVEYEALGESFTNRGRRSEEQVEVMRKLWTERSVTYVGKYHTVTAAGLAPLPTQRPIPVWFGAASDRAYERAGRLGDGWFPMLGPGPGLDHALEQVNRAAESAGRDPKSLGMEGRVSWIEDRDKLADTIAAWKAAGATHLSVNTMKAGFANVGEHLAALEQVAADLK; translated from the coding sequence ATGCGCATTGGAGTCGTCTTTCCGCAAACCGAGCTCGGCTCGGACCCCGCTGTGCTCCGCACGTACGGTCAGCGCGTCGACGAGCTCGGGTTCACGCACATCCTCGCCTACGACCACGTCGTCGGCGCTGACCCGACGGTGCACCACGGCTTTCAGGGGCCCTACGACATCGACTCGACCTTTCATGAACCGTTCGTCATGTTCGGCTACCTGGCCGCGGTCACCTCGCTGGAACTCGTCACCGGGGTGATCATCTTGCCGCAACGCCAAACGGTATTGGCGGCCAAGCAGGCCGCCGAGGTCGATGTGCTCACGGGCGGTCGCTTCCGATTCGGAATCGGATTGGGCTGGAACGCCGTTGAGTACGAGGCGCTCGGAGAGTCGTTCACCAACCGCGGCAGGCGCTCCGAGGAACAGGTCGAGGTGATGCGCAAGCTGTGGACCGAACGGTCGGTCACCTACGTCGGCAAGTACCACACGGTGACCGCGGCCGGCCTGGCCCCGCTGCCCACCCAGCGCCCGATACCGGTGTGGTTCGGGGCGGCCTCCGATCGCGCGTACGAACGTGCCGGTCGCCTCGGCGATGGCTGGTTTCCGATGCTGGGTCCCGGCCCCGGCCTCGATCACGCCCTCGAACAGGTGAACCGCGCGGCCGAATCGGCCGGTCGCGACCCGAAGAGCCTGGGAATGGAAGGCCGGGTCAGCTGGATCGAAGACCGCGACAAGCTCGCCGACACGATCGCAGCATGGAAAGCCGCAGGCGCCACCCATCTTTCGGTGAACACCATGAAGGCCGGTTTCGCGAATGTCGGCGAACACCTCGCCGCCCTGGAGCAGGTCGCCGCCGACCTGAAGTAG
- a CDS encoding class I SAM-dependent methyltransferase — MTDAMEAEFDTVAEWTAQVAAELGPDYHLPAGCRGSGSPAALDWLIEGMELAADATLLDSGAGVGGPAAYAARSGAVRPVLVEPETGACRAARKLFGFSVVCASGSALPMRDASVDAAWALGVLCTTPDQLELLTELRRVVRPGGRIGLLVFVAHRDVPSNCLEGNHFPTPTGLRELLAGASLDVEQRLGTAALPPIDDTWNARLDTVESVLGDRHGHTEAWQLAERQSSTIGDLLGDGTLTGELLVLRHA, encoded by the coding sequence ATGACTGATGCGATGGAGGCCGAGTTCGATACCGTCGCCGAGTGGACCGCGCAGGTCGCCGCGGAACTCGGGCCGGACTACCACCTACCCGCCGGCTGCCGGGGAAGCGGGAGTCCCGCGGCGCTCGACTGGCTGATCGAGGGGATGGAGCTGGCGGCCGATGCCACGCTGCTGGACTCGGGCGCCGGTGTCGGGGGTCCCGCCGCCTACGCCGCCCGGTCCGGCGCGGTGCGGCCTGTGCTCGTGGAACCCGAAACGGGTGCCTGCCGCGCGGCGCGCAAACTGTTCGGCTTTTCGGTGGTGTGCGCATCGGGATCGGCCCTGCCGATGAGGGACGCGAGTGTCGACGCCGCCTGGGCGTTGGGCGTGTTGTGCACGACGCCGGATCAACTCGAGTTGCTCACGGAGTTGCGCCGCGTCGTGCGGCCTGGAGGGCGCATCGGGTTACTGGTGTTCGTCGCACACCGGGATGTACCGTCAAATTGTCTGGAAGGCAATCACTTTCCGACGCCAACCGGATTGCGCGAGCTGTTGGCCGGGGCATCACTTGACGTCGAGCAGCGGCTCGGCACCGCCGCCCTTCCGCCGATCGACGACACGTGGAACGCGCGTCTCGATACCGTGGAGAGCGTCCTCGGCGACCGACACGGACACACGGAGGCATGGCAGTTGGCCGAACGTCAAAGCTCGACGATCGGGGACCTGCTCGGAGATGGAACCTTGACCGGCGAGCTGTTGGTGCTCCGTCACGCTTGA
- a CDS encoding formate/nitrite transporter family protein encodes MNQTIQRQLGKTDSPIEDELEDAFSRMLSEGTQRLHRSWRGVLVTGFFGGTEVALGVLAYLSVLDATHRPLLAGLAFSIGFLALLLGRSELFTEGFIIPVVTVAAKRASLAQLLKLWGGTMFANLVGGWTIMWMIMTGFPELHSQTVESATHFAASPLSAQSFCLAVLGGMVITLMTRMQHGTDSVPAKIAAAIAAAFLLAGLRLFHSILDSLLIFGALVTGKAPFGYLDWLGWFSYTVVGNLVGGLLFVTLLRLLRSKDRLEEERAEAAVPA; translated from the coding sequence ATGAACCAGACCATCCAACGACAGCTCGGCAAAACCGACAGTCCGATCGAGGACGAGCTCGAAGACGCCTTCAGCAGGATGTTGAGCGAGGGAACCCAGCGGCTGCACCGCAGCTGGCGCGGTGTGCTGGTCACCGGCTTTTTCGGGGGCACCGAGGTAGCCCTCGGCGTGCTCGCTTATCTGTCCGTTCTGGACGCCACCCACCGACCCCTGCTGGCCGGATTGGCGTTCTCCATCGGCTTTTTGGCCCTGCTGCTGGGTCGCAGCGAGCTGTTCACCGAGGGCTTCATCATCCCGGTCGTCACGGTCGCGGCCAAGCGCGCCAGCCTCGCGCAGCTACTCAAGCTATGGGGCGGCACCATGTTCGCCAATCTCGTCGGTGGCTGGACGATCATGTGGATGATCATGACGGGCTTTCCCGAATTGCATTCGCAGACGGTCGAATCCGCGACCCACTTCGCTGCCTCGCCACTATCGGCACAGAGTTTCTGTCTGGCCGTGCTCGGCGGAATGGTGATCACGTTGATGACCCGGATGCAACACGGCACCGACTCGGTTCCAGCCAAGATCGCCGCAGCCATAGCGGCGGCATTCCTGTTGGCCGGGTTGCGATTGTTCCATTCAATCCTGGATTCCCTGCTCATCTTCGGCGCGCTCGTCACCGGGAAAGCTCCGTTCGGCTATCTCGATTGGCTGGGCTGGTTCAGCTACACCGTCGTCGGCAACCTGGTGGGCGGCTTACTGTTTGTGACGCTGCTGCGGTTGCTGCGCAGCAAGGATCGACTAGAGGAAGAGCGTGCCGAAGCCGCCGTCCCCGCCTGA